One Frankia alni ACN14a DNA window includes the following coding sequences:
- a CDS encoding 2-phosphosulfolactate phosphatase, whose amino-acid sequence MTGVGEQRPFRVRFGWGGEDLAVLAPDSDTVVIVDVLRFTTAVSVAVSRGAQVLPWRWRDAAAVSLAAQQGAVLAGRREDPTSPWSLSPAALARIPAGTRLVLPSPNGATLSAAVADSGAAPVAGCLRNAAAVGTVLAADLAAGRSVVVIAAGERWPDPDGREHRGPLRPAVEDLLGAGAIIARTVEAGALPRARLSPEARAALAAFRAAEPELHDELRASVSGRELLALGWDDDVASAAQLDADAVVPVLRDGAFTALGG is encoded by the coding sequence GTGACGGGTGTGGGCGAGCAGCGGCCGTTTCGGGTGCGCTTCGGCTGGGGTGGGGAGGACCTGGCCGTTCTCGCACCGGACAGTGACACCGTCGTGATCGTCGACGTGCTGCGGTTCACAACGGCGGTCAGCGTCGCGGTCAGCCGCGGCGCGCAGGTGCTGCCGTGGCGATGGCGCGACGCCGCCGCCGTGTCCCTCGCCGCGCAGCAGGGGGCGGTGCTCGCCGGCCGGCGCGAGGATCCGACCAGCCCGTGGTCGCTGTCACCGGCTGCCCTCGCCCGCATCCCGGCGGGCACGCGCCTCGTGTTGCCCTCACCCAACGGCGCCACGCTGTCGGCTGCGGTGGCCGACAGCGGCGCGGCCCCCGTCGCCGGCTGCCTGCGCAACGCGGCGGCGGTGGGCACCGTGCTCGCGGCCGACCTCGCCGCCGGCCGGAGCGTCGTGGTGATCGCCGCCGGCGAACGGTGGCCGGACCCGGACGGACGCGAGCACCGCGGTCCGCTGCGTCCCGCCGTCGAGGACCTGCTCGGCGCCGGTGCGATCATCGCCCGCACCGTCGAGGCGGGCGCCCTGCCCCGAGCACGGCTCTCCCCGGAGGCGCGCGCCGCCCTGGCCGCCTTCCGTGCGGCCGAACCCGAGCTGCACGACGAGCTGCGCGCGTCCGTGTCCGGACGGGAGCTGCTGGCGCTGGGCTGGGACGACGACGTCGCCAGCGCCGCGCAGCTCGACGCCGACGCGGTCGTTCCCGTGCTGCGCGACGGCGCGTTCACCGCCCTCGGCGGGTGA
- a CDS encoding NADP-dependent oxidoreductase, with translation MKAVQFSRFGGPEVLRIVDLPDPHPRAAEIRIRVRAAGITAGDWKKRQGLMDEELPQTLGYEAAGIVDEIGDDVCGVAVGDRVFGASPYGAAQAELAVLSPWAPIPYSLDYVRAAAIPAAAETAARSLDQLGVTAGSTVLVNGASGSVGSAAVQLAVERGARVIGVGSPGTHDTLRSLGAEPVAYGEGMAERVRAITPSGVDVALDVAGSGVLPELVELAGAPEHVITVADFRGAQQTGVRFSRGDTGRATYALGQVARMAETGRFSVKIGRTFPLAEVAQAHRVGQAGTVRGKLVLFVA, from the coding sequence GTGAAGGCAGTACAGTTCAGCCGGTTCGGTGGCCCGGAGGTCCTTCGGATCGTCGATCTGCCCGACCCGCATCCCCGCGCCGCAGAGATACGCATCCGGGTCCGTGCCGCGGGGATCACCGCCGGCGACTGGAAGAAGCGTCAGGGCCTGATGGACGAGGAACTGCCGCAGACTCTGGGCTACGAGGCGGCGGGCATCGTCGACGAGATCGGCGACGATGTCTGCGGCGTCGCGGTGGGCGACCGGGTCTTCGGAGCGTCACCCTACGGCGCCGCCCAGGCGGAGCTGGCTGTGCTGTCCCCCTGGGCCCCCATCCCGTACTCGCTTGACTATGTGAGAGCAGCAGCGATCCCCGCCGCAGCCGAGACCGCAGCACGCTCCCTCGACCAGCTCGGCGTGACAGCGGGCAGCACCGTGCTCGTCAACGGGGCATCCGGCAGCGTCGGGAGTGCCGCTGTCCAGCTCGCCGTGGAGCGCGGCGCACGCGTCATCGGAGTGGGCAGCCCAGGCACGCACGACACGCTCCGTTCGCTCGGTGCCGAACCGGTGGCCTACGGCGAGGGGATGGCCGAACGAGTCCGGGCGATCACACCGTCAGGCGTCGACGTTGCGCTGGACGTCGCTGGCAGCGGTGTTCTTCCCGAGCTCGTCGAGCTCGCGGGCGCACCCGAGCACGTGATCACGGTCGCTGACTTCCGCGGCGCGCAGCAGACCGGCGTCCGCTTCAGCCGGGGCGACACCGGCCGCGCCACCTACGCGCTGGGGCAGGTTGCTCGCATGGCCGAAACAGGGCGATTCTCCGTCAAGATCGGCCGAACTTTCCCCTTGGCCGAGGTGGCCCAGGCGCACCGCGTCGGTCAGGCGGGGACCGTGCGCGGCAAACTCGTGCTATTCGTCGCCTGA
- a CDS encoding GNAT family N-acetyltransferase yields the protein MTRLRVLVADDWPVWRALRLAALADAPHAFGSSLADWQGPGDTQRRWRARLETVAVNIVADLDDRPAGMVSGDRTGVDTVELTSLWVAPAARGRGVGELLVAAVVEWAERAGADKAVLRVYPSNLHAILLYQRSGFTRTSVAEAVPGDDRPEWVMQRPLAGRRIPRGDQ from the coding sequence TTGACCCGGCTGCGGGTGCTGGTGGCCGACGACTGGCCGGTGTGGCGCGCGTTGAGGCTGGCCGCGTTGGCCGACGCACCGCACGCCTTCGGCTCCTCGCTCGCGGACTGGCAGGGACCCGGCGACACGCAGCGACGGTGGCGAGCGCGACTCGAGACGGTCGCCGTCAACATCGTCGCCGACCTCGACGACCGGCCGGCCGGCATGGTCAGCGGTGACCGGACCGGCGTCGACACCGTCGAGCTGACATCGCTGTGGGTGGCGCCGGCGGCCCGCGGCCGCGGGGTCGGCGAGCTGCTCGTCGCGGCCGTGGTCGAGTGGGCCGAGCGGGCGGGCGCCGACAAGGCCGTGTTGAGGGTCTACCCGAGCAACCTCCACGCGATCCTGCTCTACCAGCGCAGCGGGTTCACCCGGACCAGCGTGGCAGAGGCGGTCCCTGGCGATGACCGGCCGGAATGGGTGATGCAGCGACCGCTCGCCGGCCGGCGCATCCCGCGCGGCGACCAGTAA
- a CDS encoding SHOCT domain-containing protein produces the protein MGDAWGGTMRTLTSQGERAVADLCARYAVSTDAVYALLEAVRRGNGTMAQFSHPEFGGAGQWMAGGMTMIGDMGNHGLQATVSGLASELAALLAATPLYAPAAAAGPVSAGEPGSVHPANRGMAEPGIWWPDELGRPRASGGQNDTRYAVFPQLRRLAVQSGGGPVRVYDTLDHSIGGVHQQQGAAPGTLSFTSQHGTVTVDSLPMASPPPTTSPGVEPPTGPPAPSTAPVSPTANDRERFTHRRTGVGRDGCGRAAAVSGALRLGWGGPGRSRTGQ, from the coding sequence ATGGGCGACGCCTGGGGCGGCACCATGCGCACGTTGACCAGCCAGGGCGAGCGGGCGGTTGCGGACCTTTGCGCCAGGTACGCGGTGAGCACCGACGCCGTGTACGCCCTGCTGGAGGCGGTCCGGCGGGGCAACGGCACCATGGCGCAGTTCTCCCACCCCGAGTTCGGCGGCGCCGGGCAGTGGATGGCGGGCGGCATGACCATGATCGGCGACATGGGCAACCACGGCCTGCAGGCGACGGTCAGCGGCCTCGCGAGCGAACTGGCCGCCCTGCTGGCCGCCACGCCGCTGTACGCGCCTGCGGCCGCGGCCGGTCCGGTGTCGGCGGGCGAACCCGGGTCGGTGCACCCGGCGAACCGCGGTATGGCCGAACCGGGTATCTGGTGGCCGGACGAGCTGGGGCGGCCCCGCGCGAGCGGCGGCCAGAACGACACCCGCTACGCGGTGTTCCCCCAGCTCAGGAGGCTGGCCGTGCAGAGCGGCGGCGGGCCCGTGCGCGTCTACGACACCCTTGACCACAGCATCGGCGGCGTGCACCAGCAGCAGGGCGCCGCGCCGGGCACGCTGTCGTTCACCAGCCAGCACGGGACCGTCACCGTCGACAGCCTGCCGATGGCGAGCCCGCCCCCCACGACGTCGCCCGGCGTCGAACCCCCTACCGGGCCGCCCGCGCCATCCACCGCACCCGTGTCACCCACCGCAAACGACCGCGAGCGGTTCACACACAGGCGGACAGGAGTAGGGCGTGACGGGTGTGGGCGAGCAGCGGCCGTTTCGGGTGCGCTTCGGCTGGGGTGGGGAGGACCTGGCCGTTCTCGCACCGGACAGTGA